The genomic interval gttgtTTCTCTACAAATATTTCCCCACTTGTACTGATGGTTCAAACCTTTGACCTCAAGAGACCTTGGCATGGACTGCATGTCCCTGCGCAGTCCATCTTCAGACCACAAAAGGAGCCACAGAAACCCAGACTCAAGAAAGCCTCCAGGCCAGGCAAGAACTTTGCAGCCTGAGGAAAGCTCAGGCCAGcatgaactacacagtgagttctgggccagctcaTTCTATGAATTCATCTTAAACCCCCTTAAAGGCTCCAAACACAGCGATTCCAGTACAGAAGcagcttttcatttctcttaccaGTTGAAGAATTAAAGACGTAGACTGGGATGGTGACTTAGTGGTAGACTGCTCGTCTAGTGTtcccgaggccctgggttcaaccccaagACTACAGAAACTAATATAGTGGCCCAGATCTATTTTCCTAGTGCTTGGAGGGCCGAAGTAGGAGTCCATAAATTTGAGGCTGACCTGGGCTAAGGGAGTACaggggctacacagcaagactctctcaaaatatcaaaacaaatccagacttggtgtcacatgcttttaatcccagcagttggaggcaaaggcaggcagatctctgagttccaggccagccagggttacacagtgagaccctgtctcaaaaacaaaacaagacaatgcCCAGCCCTTAATAtctcaaagcaaatgaaaaagaacacAATCAAGGTACAGATTTCATTTGGGGATTTAGTAAGTGTTAAGTAGTTGAAGAGAGAAATTGTAATACCCATAGCATTTAAGAACTGAAAGATATGTCTGCTCAGCAggttcaaaggaagaaaatgcataaatcataaaatattgCCATTATCTAGCTTCATGCTATGCATGGTGTCTGCATGCAGACCTACTAAGGGCTATGAGAAAGTAGACGTGACACCTATGAGGCCTTGTCTATCCAAAATAAGACTGAAAATAATTTAGTAGGAGGCCCCCAAAAAAACGATTCAGAATGACTGTCAACCGAGCAATGATGTGTATTTGATCTTCTATGGAGAGTGTGGCATTCCTAACTTCTGGGTGTTTCATCATCTTAATGCGGACTTGATCCAAATGTTCCCAAGACTCAACGGTGCACGTCTGGGTGACATTGGCTGCAGCATCCTTGAACTCTCTCACCTCATCAATGGAAGGGAGCTTCTCAGCAAGTTCAGCAAACACAGATCCAAGTTCATACAACACCCGGCCTTCTTCAGAGGTGCATGTCTCAGGCAAGGTCACTGAGCGCCCGACCCTCTTCAGTTCCCCAGGGGATCGCCCCAAGTCCCTCAGAATGGCTTCGTTATGGCCAGTCCCTTGCTCCTTGATGAGCTTTTGACTCTCGAGGATCAGGGTTTCACTGTTGTCTTTTCCTCCCAGCCCACTGACCTGACGCTGCAGAGAGTGGGCCTCAGTGGGGCAGCCAATGTCCTCCAAGGCCACTCTTAGTGCTAAGAGGGACAAATTCTCAGGCAAGGGGGCTAAGGAGGGGGCTGCGTTCAGGAGGTCCTGGCAGGTGCCAGTGGCTGGAGCAGGGATCTTCCCGGAGAGCACATGTGATGTAGGTTCAGGCTCTGTGATAGCCCGCTGAGGGGGCAGGGCGCCATACTGGGTATTCCTTGGAAAGGCGGCCACTGAGGACAGCAAGACACAGCCAAGGAGCAATGCAGCCTGGATCATGGTGGGTCAGAGGAACAGCCCTGTCGGGAAGAAGAACTCAGGTGAGGAGGTGGGAAACCCAACATGAACGGGCGCCAAGAATGGTCAGAGCTTGGAAGAAAGAGTCCTAGTCCTTGGAGAACTCGGTTTCCATTTTTACCCCCCTTAGAAGCCATGTGTCCCCCTCACCTGTCCTGAAGGCAGCAGCCAGAGGAATGAGGTGGTCCTGTCTCAGCGCGTCCCCTCCAGTGGCTGGAGTGGCTGCCTTCCAGATCGGATGACTGAAAATGAACATTCTCGAATATTGATCACCTATTTCTGGGCTAGACTTTGTCCAATCAACTATTGCCTCATTCTGACCAACAGGGCTTCCTCGTGTGCGGTCTGATTTCCGTAGACCATGGTCCAGTCAACCTAAGTTCTTATTTAGTCATAAATCAGAGCAACAAAGCTCCTCTACATCTTCTAGGCAACAGAAAGTTTGTTTCctctctttcaagacagggtcttctgtagcCCCTGCTGGCCCGGAATTTGGATTAagtagcaaaggatgaccttgaacttctgatccttctgccattCAttccctccccagtactgggatttaaAGGTTTGTGCCATGATGTgcagtttatgtggtactgggaatcaaatccaaggATTCATGTATGTTAAGTAAGCATGCTACCAACTGGGCTATCCTCCATGTAGTTTTGGCTTTGGTGGCCCTTTGTGACTTCTGACCAGGCCCTCCTCTGCCTACAGCAGATGTCTGGGGCTCAGGAGGCCGGCCAGATGAGGCTGTGTCTAGGGCCAATACATGAGTGGAAGCCGGTACAAGTCGATGGGAGCTGAAGGTCTTCTCCCTGCTGGTGACTGAGACCTTTACCCAAAAAGGCAGGACCTTCACAGCTGAAAAAAATAAGGACTGAGGAGACAGCTGAAGGCCCAGGGGTTCCCACCACCTCTCTGTTAAGTTTACACAGCAGCCCGCCATTTGGTCAGCCAGGGCTaagtagagagaccttgtctcaaaacaaaaaacaaagaacaaaaaacaaaacaaaacaaaacaacccaaacagacaaacaaaaagaacctaGCCAATCACAAACGACGGTGAATCCAGACGCTAGCTAAAGGGGAAAAAGCAGTCACCACCTGTGGTAGAATAACAACCAAGTGCACTTCCTGTCCCCTGTGTTCTTCTGCTTTCAAGAGCAGAGGGACCTTCTGACCAGAACTTCTGCCTTGTCATTTAACTGAAATGGTGGTCTCTTTCTTTGGAACTccaaacttctttctttttttattttgaagatttatttatttattatgtatacattgtctCTCCTGCATGTTGCCTTCACACCAGagcttatagatggttgtgagccaccatgtggttgctgggaattgaactcaggacctctggcagagcagccagtgctcttaacctctgagccatctaaaattatttccttttacctttttttttttttcagacagggtttccctgtgtgttCCGGTAACACCTGCGTTACAGATACTCGTTCACTATGTCCGAAcgaggggctgcggattaaaaaatagaggcAAGAGACAGCGACTCATTCGCCATGGCTGAatgctgaatgccgtttattTAAAgagggagaaaccttaaatacaggcttaccaCACagtggaggatccccggagggcagaagttcactacccaatgttctacattcttacatcaagctgtttacaccaaatgcaggatacgggaacaaagaacctctggtgatctCTCTGGTGAtcgttaggtgagaaggaaaccggcagggaatctgaatagggaggacatctggtcaaggtcggcaagcaaggcggcagccactcacagtcggggaccggggcccacaggtcccccctttttattaaaaaatgagcttctgacttgggttgtgtgggatgtcagcaggtcaccttacccgtcatagagacacctgcccattccacacaagtgctctgtcttaggttgatgactGACcaccaagcattacccgtctctgaatactcattatcatacagactcaacctcGGGAGTTGTagagtaactgctgccaaaggtctcaaagtggcgctgggcttgcaatctgtgcaacacagaaaagaccaatagAAGTCCTAatccacccatagccaggaggctaaaggcaattgagccattcccttcttaaatgagtcttactgcaaattggagtccttatAAGGtagtatcccataagcaaatggaacttgagtttaaataattttttttacaaccgtcaaagccaattttaatgtatactagtggaattaaatttatcatacccaataagatgaaagattaactaactgtggtagctacttttgctgccagggtctccattgtgctagctgtaataaccaattatgaaatagcaatcccagaagcaatagcagcagtggccaccaccgctataacagcaacaatggcaacagcgatgtcagattctcttctggagcgtgcgagcatcatctgtgtctgccacggtccactggcatggacgcagctccaggaacacgaaccaccaaggcccatttttcttgatcccagcactacttaggctggcaggtctgcaagagaacaactgagaaccttaaagaaaacaaaaaataaaaacagcaaacaaggagcagaactaatggtctcaataatggctacattcaggctcacaaattttaaggtatcttcaaaaaggctagatgaatttcaggaggccaataaatgttgcacagagccattcctgtaAAGTAGGT from Peromyscus maniculatus bairdii isolate BWxNUB_F1_BW_parent chromosome 18, HU_Pman_BW_mat_3.1, whole genome shotgun sequence carries:
- the LOC143269173 gene encoding apolipoprotein F-like; translated protein: MIQAALLLGCVLLSSVAAFPRNTQYGALPPQRAITEPEPTSHVLSGKIPAPATGTCQDLLNAAPSLAPLPENLSLLALRVALEDIGCPTEAHSLQRQVSGLGGKDNSETLILESQKLIKEQGTGHNEAILRDLGRSPGELKRVGRSVTLPETCTSEEGRVLYELGSVFAELAEKLPSIDEVREFKDAAANVTQTCTVESWEHLDQVRIKMMKHPEVRNATLSIEDQIHIIARLTVILNRFFGGLLLNYFQSYFG